The Kluyvera intermedia genome window below encodes:
- the azoR gene encoding FMN-dependent NADH-azoreductase: MSKVLVLKSSILAGYSQSGQLSDYFVEQWREKHSADEITVRDLAANPIPVLDGELVGALRPSDAPLTPRQQEALALSDELIAELQAHDVIVIAAPMYNFNIPTQLKNYFDLIARAGVTFRYTEKGPEGLVTGKRAIVLSSRGGIHKDTPTDLITPYLNVFLGFIGITDVNVVFAEGIAYGPEVATKATADAKEVIDSLVA, from the coding sequence ATGAGCAAAGTATTGGTTCTGAAATCCAGCATCCTGGCAGGCTACTCTCAATCAGGTCAGCTGTCCGACTATTTTGTTGAACAGTGGCGTGAAAAGCACTCTGCTGATGAAATCACCGTGCGTGACCTGGCGGCAAACCCAATTCCGGTGCTGGATGGCGAACTGGTTGGCGCTCTGCGTCCAAGCGATGCGCCGCTGACGCCACGTCAGCAGGAAGCGCTGGCGCTGTCTGACGAGCTGATTGCTGAACTGCAAGCTCACGACGTGATTGTTATCGCCGCGCCGATGTACAACTTCAACATCCCAACGCAGCTGAAAAACTACTTCGACCTGATTGCTCGTGCTGGCGTGACCTTCCGTTACACCGAAAAAGGCCCTGAAGGCCTGGTGACCGGCAAACGCGCTATCGTGCTGAGCAGCCGTGGCGGTATCCACAAAGATACCCCAACTGACCTGATCACCCCATACCTGAACGTGTTCCTGGGCTTCATCGGTATCACCGATGTGAACGTGGTCTTCGCTGAAGGTATCGCTTACGGCCCGGAAGTGGCTACCAAAGCGACCGCCGATGCAAAAGAAGTGATCGACAGCCTGGTCGCGTAA
- the hrpA gene encoding ATP-dependent RNA helicase HrpA, translating into MTEQQKITFAMLSQRLETLMLRDKQRFSRRLHGVKKVKNPDAQQAIIQEMAQEIEQAAGKVLLREASRPVIEYPENLPVSQKKQDILNAVRDHQVVIVAGETGSGKTTQLPKICMELGRGIKGLIGHTQPRRLAARTVANRIAEELKTEPGGCIGYKVRFSDHVSDNTMVKLMTDGILLAEIQQDRLLMQYDTIIIDEAHERSLNIDFLLGYLRELLPRRPDLKIIITSATIDPERFSRHFNNAPIIEVSGRTYPVEVRYRPIVEEADDVDRDQLQAIFDAVDELGRESAGDILIFMSGEREIRDTADALNKRDLRHTEILPLYARLSNSEQNRVFQSHSGRRIVLATNVAETSLTVPGIKYVIDPGTARISRYSYRTKVQRLPIEPVSQASANQRKGRCGRVSEGICIRLYSEDDFLSRPEFTDPEILRTNLASVILQMTALGLGDIAAFPFVEAPDKRNIQDGVRLLEELSAITTDEQQTAYKLTPMGRQLSQLPVDPRLARMVLEAQKHGCVREAMIITSALSIQDPRERPMDKQQASDEKHRRFHDKESDFLAFVNLWNYLGEQQKALSSNQFRRQCKLDFLNYLRVREWQDVYTQLRQVVKELGIPVNSEPAEYREIHVALLTGLLSHIGMKDTDKQEFTGARNARFSIFPGSGLFKKPPKWTMVAELVETSRLWGRIAARIDPEWVEPVAQHLIKRSYSEPHWERAQGAVMATEKVTVYGLPIVAARKVNYSQIDPALCRELFIRHALVEGDWQTRHAFFRDNAKLRTEIEELEHKSRRRDILVDDETMFEFYDQRISHDVVSSRHFDKWWKQASRETPDLLNFEKSMLIKEGAEQVSKLDYPNFWHQGNLKLRLTYQFEPGTDADGVTVHIPLPLLNQVEDAGFEWQIPGLRRELIIALIKSLPKPVRRNFVPAPNYAEAFLGRVTPLEMPLLDSLERELRRMTGVTVDREAWQWDQVPDHLKISFRVVDDKNKKLQEGRVLQDLKDALKGKVQETLSAVADDGIEQNGLHIWSFGDLPERYEQKRGNYKVKAWPALVDERDSVAIKLFDNELEQKQMMWRGLRRLLLLNIPSPIKYLHEKLPNKAKLGLYFNPYGKVLDLIDDCISCGVDKLIDEAGGPVWTEAGFNALQEKVRADLNETVVDIAKQVEQILTAVFNINKRLKGRVDMTMALGLSDIKSQMSGLVYRGFVTGNGFRRLGDTLRYLQAIEKRLEKMAVDPHRDRAQMLKVESVQQAWQQWLNKLPPARREDDDVKEIRWMIEELRVSFFAQQLGTPYPISDKRILQAMEQIVA; encoded by the coding sequence ATGACTGAACAACAAAAAATCACCTTCGCCATGTTAAGCCAGCGTCTTGAAACGCTGATGCTGCGGGATAAACAGCGATTTTCCCGCCGTTTACATGGCGTTAAAAAGGTTAAAAATCCTGATGCTCAACAAGCCATTATTCAGGAGATGGCGCAAGAAATTGAACAGGCTGCTGGTAAAGTCCTGCTGCGTGAAGCGTCACGCCCGGTGATTGAATACCCGGAAAACCTGCCGGTTAGCCAGAAGAAACAAGACATCCTTAATGCCGTGCGCGACCACCAGGTGGTGATCGTGGCGGGGGAAACCGGTTCGGGTAAAACCACGCAGCTACCGAAAATCTGCATGGAGTTAGGGCGTGGTATTAAAGGTCTTATCGGCCACACCCAGCCGCGTCGTCTGGCGGCACGTACCGTGGCGAATCGTATTGCTGAGGAGCTAAAAACCGAGCCGGGCGGCTGTATCGGTTACAAGGTGCGTTTTAGCGATCACGTCAGCGATAACACCATGGTCAAGCTGATGACCGACGGTATCCTGCTGGCTGAAATTCAGCAAGACCGTCTACTGATGCAGTACGACACCATCATTATTGATGAAGCGCACGAACGTAGCCTGAACATTGACTTCCTGCTGGGCTACCTGCGAGAGCTATTGCCGCGTCGGCCCGATCTGAAAATTATCATCACCTCGGCCACCATCGACCCGGAGCGCTTCTCGCGCCACTTTAATAATGCACCGATTATCGAAGTCTCCGGCCGGACTTACCCGGTTGAAGTCCGTTATCGGCCAATTGTTGAAGAGGCCGACGATGTCGACCGCGATCAACTGCAGGCGATTTTCGACGCTGTCGATGAACTGGGTCGTGAAAGCGCGGGCGATATCCTGATCTTTATGAGTGGCGAGCGCGAAATTCGTGATACCGCCGATGCGCTGAACAAGCGTGACCTGCGGCATACCGAAATTCTGCCGCTGTACGCCAGGCTGTCGAACAGCGAACAGAACCGTGTGTTCCAGTCGCATAGCGGACGCCGTATTGTGCTGGCAACCAACGTAGCTGAAACCTCGCTGACCGTGCCGGGTATTAAGTACGTGATTGACCCGGGTACCGCGCGTATCAGCCGCTACAGCTACCGCACCAAGGTGCAGCGTCTGCCGATTGAACCGGTCTCACAGGCTTCCGCCAACCAGCGTAAAGGCCGTTGTGGTCGTGTGTCGGAAGGGATTTGCATTCGTTTGTATTCCGAAGACGACTTCCTGTCGCGTCCGGAATTTACCGACCCTGAAATTCTGCGCACCAACCTGGCCTCAGTTATCCTGCAAATGACGGCGCTGGGTCTGGGCGATATCGCCGCGTTCCCGTTTGTTGAAGCGCCGGATAAACGCAATATTCAGGACGGTGTGCGCCTGCTCGAAGAACTGAGCGCAATTACCACCGACGAACAGCAAACCGCTTACAAACTGACGCCAATGGGCCGCCAACTCAGCCAATTGCCGGTTGACCCACGTCTGGCGCGAATGGTGCTGGAAGCGCAGAAGCACGGCTGCGTGCGGGAAGCGATGATCATCACCTCGGCGCTCTCCATCCAGGATCCGCGCGAGCGCCCAATGGATAAACAGCAGGCGTCTGATGAAAAACACCGCCGCTTCCACGATAAAGAGTCGGACTTCCTCGCCTTTGTGAATCTGTGGAACTACCTGGGCGAGCAGCAAAAAGCGCTGTCGTCGAACCAGTTCCGTCGCCAGTGTAAGCTCGATTTCCTCAACTATCTGCGGGTGCGGGAGTGGCAGGATGTTTACACTCAATTGCGTCAGGTAGTGAAAGAACTGGGCATTCCGGTGAACAGCGAACCGGCGGAATACCGTGAAATTCACGTTGCGTTGCTGACCGGTCTGCTGTCGCATATCGGCATGAAAGACACGGATAAGCAGGAATTTACCGGCGCCCGTAACGCGCGTTTCTCCATCTTCCCAGGCTCGGGTTTATTTAAGAAACCGCCAAAATGGACGATGGTGGCCGAACTGGTGGAAACCAGCCGCCTGTGGGGACGAATCGCCGCACGTATCGACCCGGAATGGGTGGAGCCGGTGGCGCAGCATCTGATTAAACGTTCCTATAGTGAACCGCACTGGGAGCGTGCGCAGGGCGCGGTAATGGCGACGGAAAAGGTCACCGTTTACGGACTGCCGATTGTGGCGGCGCGTAAGGTCAACTACAGCCAGATTGACCCGGCGTTGTGCCGCGAGCTGTTTATCCGCCACGCGCTGGTGGAGGGCGATTGGCAGACGCGTCATGCTTTCTTCCGCGACAACGCCAAGCTGCGTACAGAAATCGAAGAACTGGAGCATAAATCGCGCCGTCGCGACATTCTGGTCGATGACGAGACGATGTTTGAGTTTTATGACCAGCGCATCAGCCATGATGTGGTTTCCTCACGCCATTTCGACAAGTGGTGGAAACAGGCCAGCCGCGAAACACCTGATTTGCTCAACTTTGAAAAGAGCATGTTGATTAAAGAAGGGGCGGAGCAGGTCAGTAAGCTGGACTACCCGAACTTCTGGCATCAGGGCAATCTCAAGCTGCGACTGACCTATCAGTTCGAGCCGGGTACGGATGCGGACGGCGTGACGGTGCATATTCCGCTGCCACTGCTAAATCAGGTAGAAGATGCCGGGTTTGAATGGCAGATTCCGGGGCTGCGACGTGAACTGATTATTGCACTGATCAAATCGCTGCCGAAGCCGGTGCGTCGTAACTTTGTTCCTGCACCGAACTATGCCGAAGCTTTCCTGGGGCGCGTCACGCCGCTGGAAATGCCGTTGCTTGACTCGCTAGAACGTGAACTTCGCCGTATGACTGGCGTCACCGTAGACCGCGAGGCCTGGCAATGGGATCAGGTGCCCGATCACCTGAAAATCAGCTTCCGTGTGGTTGATGATAAAAACAAGAAATTGCAGGAAGGGCGTGTATTACAGGATCTGAAAGATGCGCTGAAAGGCAAAGTTCAGGAGACGCTGTCGGCGGTGGCCGACGACGGTATCGAACAGAATGGGCTGCATATCTGGAGCTTCGGCGACCTACCGGAACGTTACGAACAAAAGCGCGGAAACTATAAGGTGAAAGCCTGGCCTGCGCTGGTGGATGAACGTGACAGCGTGGCGATTAAACTGTTTGATAACGAACTGGAACAGAAGCAGATGATGTGGCGCGGGCTGCGCCGTTTGTTGTTGCTGAACATCCCATCGCCGATTAAATACCTGCACGAGAAGCTGCCAAATAAAGCCAAGCTGGGTCTGTACTTTAACCCGTACGGCAAAGTGCTGGATCTGATTGACGACTGTATTTCCTGCGGCGTTGACAAGCTGATTGATGAGGCTGGCGGTCCGGTGTGGACAGAAGCGGGCTTTAATGCGCTGCAAGAAAAAGTGCGTGCCGACCTCAACGAAACGGTGGTGGACATTGCCAAACAGGTTGAGCAGATTCTGACGGCGGTATTCAACATTAACAAACGGCTGAAAGGGCGCGTCGATATGACCATGGCGCTGGGGCTGTCGGATATCAAATCGCAGATGAGCGGCCTGGTTTATCGTGGTTTTGTCACCGGTAACGGCTTCCGCCGTTTGGGTGATACGCTGCGTTACTTACAGGCGATTGAGAAGCGCCTTGAGAAAATGGCCGTCGACCCACATCGCGACCGCGCGCAAATGCTGAAGGTGGAGAGCGTGCAACAGGCGTGGCAGCAGTGGCTCAACAAACTGCCGCCTGCCCGCCGTGAAGATGACGACGTGAAGGAGATCCGCTGGATGATTGAAGAGCTGCGCGTTAGCTTCTTTGCTCAGCAATTGGGAACGCCGTATCCGATTTCAGATAAGCGTATCTTGCAGGCGATGGAGCAGATCGTCGCCTAA
- a CDS encoding efflux transporter outer membrane subunit, producing the protein MIRPVTLALALALVGCQSADIPRAEPTLTIPAAWRTDIGPASPVEAVWWRNFHDGALNQYVDQALRYNSDVLIARERVNEYQARVYAADGSLFPTLDLGLTGTRARAQSAATGQPIHSTVYKGGLTASYDVDLWGANRSVSDAAEASLEAQKAAASAANLTVATSVSVGYVTLLSLDEQLRVTEQTLKSREEAFNLAKRQFETGYTSRLELMQADSELRATRAQIPLLRHQIDQQENALSVLIGNNPGAVRRNEFGQLTPLSLPSQLPSTLLNRRPDIVQAQRQLVAADATLASSQAKLLPSINLTATGSYQDRTLPDLLDNPLRLWSFGGSILAPLLNRQALNAQVDVSMAQRNQALYGYEKTVRGAFREVNDSLDAITRYGEQLSELQGQEAVAQETLRIAQNRYRNGYSSYLDVLDAQRTLFSTQISVVQVKNNLLLAQIDLYRSLGGGWT; encoded by the coding sequence ATGATCCGCCCCGTCACCCTGGCCTTAGCGCTCGCGCTGGTCGGCTGTCAATCGGCAGATATCCCGCGTGCTGAACCCACCCTGACAATTCCTGCGGCCTGGCGCACAGATATCGGGCCCGCCAGCCCAGTGGAGGCCGTCTGGTGGCGCAATTTTCATGACGGCGCGCTGAATCAGTACGTTGACCAGGCACTGCGTTATAACAGCGATGTATTAATCGCGCGCGAGCGAGTAAATGAGTACCAGGCACGGGTTTACGCGGCAGATGGTAGCCTATTCCCTACGCTGGATCTGGGATTAACCGGCACCCGCGCCCGGGCGCAATCGGCAGCGACCGGCCAGCCGATTCATAGCACGGTGTACAAAGGTGGACTGACCGCCAGCTATGACGTCGACTTGTGGGGCGCGAATCGCAGCGTATCTGACGCTGCCGAAGCCAGCCTTGAGGCGCAAAAAGCCGCCGCTTCTGCGGCTAATCTTACCGTGGCAACCTCGGTATCGGTGGGTTATGTCACGCTGCTGTCGTTGGATGAACAACTCCGTGTTACCGAGCAGACGCTAAAATCCCGGGAAGAGGCCTTCAACCTGGCAAAGCGTCAGTTTGAAACGGGCTACACCTCACGGCTGGAATTGATGCAAGCGGACTCAGAGCTACGCGCCACTCGCGCGCAAATACCGCTGCTGCGCCATCAGATAGACCAGCAGGAGAATGCCTTAAGCGTGCTCATCGGTAATAATCCCGGGGCGGTGCGTCGCAACGAATTTGGTCAACTGACCCCGCTATCGCTTCCTTCACAGCTACCCTCGACGCTGTTAAACCGTCGGCCTGATATCGTGCAGGCGCAGCGCCAGCTAGTCGCGGCAGATGCTACGCTCGCTTCATCACAGGCGAAGCTACTGCCGTCGATAAACCTCACCGCTACCGGCAGTTATCAGGACCGTACCCTGCCGGACTTGCTGGATAATCCACTGCGATTATGGAGTTTTGGCGGCAGTATTCTCGCCCCGCTTTTGAACCGTCAGGCGCTAAACGCGCAGGTGGATGTCTCGATGGCACAGCGTAATCAGGCGCTGTACGGTTATGAGAAAACGGTACGCGGCGCGTTCAGAGAAGTGAACGACAGCCTCGATGCTATCACCCGTTATGGCGAGCAGTTAAGCGAACTGCAAGGGCAAGAGGCCGTCGCTCAGGAAACGCTGCGTATCGCCCAGAACCGTTATCGCAACGGATACTCATCCTATCTGGATGTGCTTGATGCCCAGCGCACGCTGTTCTCAACGCAAATCAGCGTGGTGCAGGTGAAAAATAACCTACTGCTGGCGCAAATAGACCTTTACCGCTCGCTGGGCGGTGGCTGGACTTAA
- a CDS encoding HlyD family secretion protein: MSQQDAAKQQANTRNNIRVVSIFTAAAIGLVGVLVILYAWQLPPFTRLSQFTDNAYVRGQTTFISPQVSGYVTGVNVQDFNQVKKGQVLFQIDDRIYKQRVHQAQAQLLMKEAALKNNLQQRKSAEAVIARNDAALQNARSQNLKTQADLKRVQELTADGSLSIRERDSARASAAQGTADIEQAKATLEMSRQDLQTTIVNRDSLEADVASAKAALELADIDLQNTQIIAPTDGQLGQIAVRLGAYVTAGTHLAPLVPPHHWVIANLKETQLATVRVGQPVTFSVDALSSEKFKGTVQSISPATGVEFSAISPDNATGNFVKIAQRIPVRIAVDDGQKNSQRLRPGMSVQVTIDTRAEAKK, encoded by the coding sequence ATGAGTCAGCAGGATGCGGCCAAGCAACAGGCCAATACCCGCAACAACATTCGCGTGGTATCGATTTTTACAGCGGCAGCCATCGGTCTGGTCGGCGTACTGGTTATCCTCTATGCCTGGCAGTTACCGCCGTTTACCCGCCTTAGCCAGTTTACCGATAACGCTTATGTGCGCGGGCAAACGACGTTTATTAGCCCGCAGGTCAGCGGATACGTGACTGGCGTCAACGTGCAGGACTTTAATCAGGTCAAGAAAGGCCAGGTCCTGTTTCAGATTGACGACCGTATCTATAAGCAACGCGTGCACCAGGCTCAGGCACAACTATTGATGAAAGAAGCGGCGCTGAAAAACAACCTCCAGCAGCGCAAAAGCGCCGAGGCGGTGATTGCGCGTAACGACGCCGCGCTGCAAAACGCCCGCTCCCAGAACCTGAAAACACAGGCGGATTTAAAGCGTGTGCAGGAACTGACCGCCGACGGTTCATTATCAATTCGTGAACGTGACTCCGCTCGCGCCAGCGCCGCACAGGGCACAGCCGATATTGAACAGGCGAAAGCCACACTCGAAATGTCGCGTCAGGACTTGCAAACCACTATCGTGAATCGAGATTCGCTTGAAGCGGATGTCGCCAGTGCGAAGGCCGCCCTGGAACTGGCCGATATCGACTTGCAAAATACCCAGATTATCGCCCCCACCGACGGTCAACTCGGGCAAATCGCCGTGCGCCTTGGCGCGTACGTGACTGCCGGAACGCACTTAGCGCCGCTGGTGCCGCCGCATCATTGGGTTATCGCCAACCTCAAAGAAACTCAGCTTGCCACGGTGCGCGTGGGTCAACCGGTGACCTTTAGCGTAGATGCGTTAAGTAGCGAGAAATTCAAAGGCACGGTGCAAAGCATTTCCCCGGCTACCGGCGTGGAGTTCAGCGCCATTTCACCAGATAACGCCACCGGTAACTTTGTCAAAATCGCCCAGCGTATTCCGGTGCGAATTGCGGTCGATGACGGGCAGAAAAATAGCCAACGCCTGCGTCCAGGCATGTCGGTACAGGTGACGATTGATACCCGCGCGGAGGCGAAGAAATGA
- a CDS encoding MFS transporter, translated as MSPPRRDPYAPHDWAPHEKPAILGSPSTPIHSAPRRVAYGIVGLLVCLTGALGNAVVTANLQNLQGSFAAWSTEIAWLPAVYVMTNVSINLLLVKFRQQFGLRAFTEGFLVLYVLVTFFHLFVNDLSSALMVRAAHGMVAAALSSLGIYYQVQAWPAKHRLKALTIGITGSSLAIPLARLFSTELLQIDEWRGLYFFELGLALVSLACVIALKLPPSDRKKVFEKKDFITFILLAPGMGLICAVLSLGRLDWWFEAPWIGWSLATAIVLIVSAMVFEHNRSNPLLNTRWLSSGSILRLGLIMVLIRIVLAEQNTGVIGWLQYVGLQNEQMTTLAWSIFAGITCGIIASCLTLNPARLYWPIATALTLIMVASLLDSQSTSLTRPDQLMLSQFLLGFGSAFFLAPAMIAGIGGVIADQRNLVSFSVLFGMSQNIGGLLGSAILGTFQTWREKFHSSQLADQITTLNPLINERLQQYAQQYQSQIGDSTLLNVQANALLQTASTLEANILAYNDTYLLTAAISAATLLWVFWRLIRLRITARVALKRATGSK; from the coding sequence ATGTCGCCTCCCCGTCGCGATCCCTACGCCCCGCATGATTGGGCGCCACATGAAAAACCGGCTATTCTCGGTTCGCCATCGACACCTATCCATAGCGCCCCGCGCCGTGTGGCCTATGGCATCGTCGGCTTGCTGGTCTGTTTGACCGGGGCGCTGGGTAACGCTGTCGTCACCGCCAACCTGCAAAACCTTCAGGGCTCATTCGCGGCCTGGTCCACTGAGATTGCCTGGCTTCCGGCGGTATACGTGATGACCAACGTGTCGATAAACCTGCTGCTGGTGAAGTTCCGCCAGCAGTTCGGTCTACGCGCGTTTACCGAGGGTTTTCTGGTGCTTTACGTGCTGGTCACCTTCTTTCACCTGTTCGTCAACGATCTGAGTTCTGCGCTAATGGTGCGCGCCGCGCACGGAATGGTGGCGGCGGCGCTCAGCTCGCTGGGGATTTACTACCAGGTCCAGGCGTGGCCGGCGAAACATCGCCTAAAAGCCCTGACTATCGGCATTACCGGCTCGTCGCTGGCCATTCCTCTTGCTCGTCTGTTCTCGACTGAACTGCTGCAAATTGATGAGTGGCGCGGGCTCTATTTCTTTGAATTGGGTCTGGCGCTGGTGTCGCTAGCTTGCGTAATTGCCTTAAAATTACCGCCCAGCGATCGCAAAAAAGTGTTTGAGAAAAAAGACTTTATCACCTTTATCCTGCTCGCTCCCGGCATGGGACTTATCTGCGCGGTACTGTCATTGGGTCGCCTGGATTGGTGGTTTGAAGCGCCATGGATAGGCTGGTCGCTGGCCACTGCCATCGTGCTGATTGTCAGCGCGATGGTTTTTGAACATAACCGCAGCAACCCACTACTCAATACGCGCTGGCTATCCAGTGGCAGTATTTTGCGTCTGGGGCTGATTATGGTGCTAATCCGCATTGTGCTGGCGGAACAGAATACAGGTGTCATTGGCTGGCTACAGTACGTGGGGCTGCAAAATGAGCAGATGACCACCCTGGCATGGTCTATTTTCGCGGGGATTACCTGCGGAATTATCGCCAGTTGCCTGACCCTCAACCCTGCCCGCTTGTACTGGCCTATCGCTACCGCGTTGACGCTGATCATGGTGGCCTCGTTGCTCGACAGCCAATCCACCAGTCTGACTCGCCCGGATCAGCTGATGTTAAGCCAGTTCCTGCTTGGCTTTGGCAGTGCCTTTTTCCTTGCTCCGGCCATGATTGCCGGTATTGGTGGCGTGATAGCCGACCAGCGTAACCTGGTCAGCTTCTCTGTACTGTTTGGCATGAGCCAGAATATCGGTGGTCTGCTCGGTTCAGCCATCCTCGGCACTTTCCAGACCTGGCGGGAGAAGTTCCATTCAAGCCAGCTCGCGGATCAAATCACCACCTTAAATCCGCTCATTAACGAGCGGTTGCAACAGTACGCGCAACAGTATCAAAGCCAGATTGGCGACAGCACGCTTTTAAACGTGCAGGCCAACGCTTTACTGCAAACCGCCTCGACGCTGGAGGCCAATATTCTCGCCTACAATGATACCTATCTGCTGACTGCGGCCATCTCCGCCGCCACGCTGCTGTGGGTATTCTGGCGATTGATAAGACTGCGAATTACCGCTCGCGTCGCGCTTAAACGGGCGACGGGCAGCAAATAA
- a CDS encoding MarR family winged helix-turn-helix transcriptional regulator, with translation MDNRQLNFSHLLYLTAHHWRLAVDRRLKDLGMSQATWVAVAAIARNEHPLSQSELAQELGVESATVVPLINKLVEHGLVERILTERDKRKRLLIATDKGMDLFHQVKTVADELREEILTAITPEEQQQTYDVLTKLLREVEKK, from the coding sequence ATGGATAACCGTCAGTTAAATTTCTCCCACCTCCTCTACCTCACCGCCCATCACTGGCGGCTGGCGGTTGATCGTCGGCTAAAAGATCTGGGTATGAGTCAGGCAACCTGGGTAGCCGTCGCGGCCATTGCGCGCAACGAACATCCGCTCTCGCAATCTGAGCTGGCGCAAGAACTGGGCGTTGAAAGTGCCACCGTGGTGCCGCTGATTAACAAACTGGTCGAGCATGGGTTAGTTGAACGCATTCTCACAGAGCGTGATAAGCGCAAGCGTCTACTCATCGCCACGGACAAAGGAATGGACCTGTTTCATCAGGTAAAAACGGTCGCCGATGAGCTGCGTGAAGAGATTCTGACGGCCATCACCCCGGAAGAACAACAGCAGACTTATGACGTGCTCACAAAACTATTACGCGAAGTGGAGAAGAAATAA
- a CDS encoding MFS transporter: MTIQESSTTILKKNKRVLIASLTGSSIEWFDYFLYGTAAALVFNKIFFPMVDPVIGLILSYLSFSLTFFIRPIGGVIFAHIGDRIGRKKTLVITLSLMGSATVMIGLLPTYDQIGIWAPILLILMRIIQGIGIGGEWGGALLLAYEYAPEKRKGFFGSIPQAGVTIGMLMATFIVSLMTMFSEEQFLSWGWRIPFLMSAVLVLVGLWIRKDIDETPEFKKVKESGQVAKAPLRETLTHHWREVIIAAGLKVVETAPFYIFSTFVVSYATTTLAYQKSQVLEAVTLGALVSTVMIPLMGLLSDKIGRQRMYAISVVLLGLFIVPWFLLLNTGTTWGIMLATVITFGILWSPITAVLGTLCSEIFSANVRYTGITLGYQIGAALAGGTAPLIATGLLAKYDGDWVPVAWYLGATVAISLTAIFFASRSKRQNAVINAQTSQV; this comes from the coding sequence ATGACAATACAAGAAAGCAGCACCACAATCCTGAAAAAAAATAAAAGGGTTTTGATTGCTAGCCTGACGGGCAGTTCCATTGAATGGTTTGACTATTTTCTGTACGGCACAGCCGCCGCGTTGGTCTTCAACAAGATCTTTTTCCCGATGGTCGACCCGGTCATTGGCCTGATTCTCTCCTACCTCTCCTTCTCGCTGACCTTCTTTATCCGTCCGATTGGCGGCGTGATTTTCGCCCACATTGGCGACCGTATTGGGCGTAAAAAAACATTGGTCATTACGCTGTCGTTGATGGGAAGTGCAACCGTCATGATTGGCCTGTTGCCAACCTACGATCAGATTGGGATCTGGGCACCCATCCTGTTAATTCTGATGCGCATTATTCAGGGCATCGGTATCGGGGGTGAATGGGGTGGCGCGCTGCTGTTAGCCTACGAGTATGCGCCCGAAAAACGCAAAGGGTTCTTCGGCAGTATTCCGCAAGCGGGCGTGACCATCGGGATGCTGATGGCCACCTTTATCGTTTCACTGATGACGATGTTCAGCGAAGAGCAGTTCCTCTCCTGGGGTTGGCGTATTCCATTTTTGATGAGCGCAGTCCTGGTGCTGGTTGGTCTGTGGATCCGTAAAGATATTGATGAAACGCCTGAATTTAAGAAGGTAAAAGAATCGGGTCAGGTTGCCAAGGCGCCGCTGCGCGAGACCCTGACTCATCACTGGCGTGAAGTCATTATCGCGGCGGGGCTGAAAGTGGTCGAAACCGCGCCGTTCTATATTTTCTCCACCTTCGTGGTCAGCTACGCCACCACAACGCTTGCCTATCAAAAATCGCAGGTGCTTGAAGCCGTGACGCTCGGCGCATTAGTTTCAACGGTGATGATCCCGTTAATGGGGCTGTTATCCGATAAAATTGGTCGCCAGCGGATGTATGCCATCAGCGTCGTTTTGCTGGGGCTGTTTATTGTCCCGTGGTTCTTACTGCTAAATACCGGCACCACCTGGGGCATCATGCTCGCGACAGTCATCACCTTCGGCATTTTGTGGTCGCCTATCACCGCCGTGCTGGGGACACTGTGCTCAGAAATTTTCAGCGCCAATGTCCGTTATACCGGGATCACGTTGGGCTATCAGATTGGTGCGGCATTAGCTGGCGGTACCGCCCCGCTTATCGCAACCGGACTGCTGGCAAAATACGACGGTGACTGGGTCCCTGTCGCCTGGTATCTCGGCGCGACGGTCGCCATCTCGCTAACGGCGATTTTCTTCGCCAGCCGCAGTAAACGTCAGAACGCGGTGATTAACGCGCAAACCAGCCAGGTTTGA